The genomic window CGAAGGCGGCACGGTACCCGGCCATGTTGGACTGCTTCGAGAGCGAGTAGATCGCGAGCGTGCGATCGTGGTCGCCGTCGGTGACCCGCGGATCGAGCAGGCTCGGCACGGCGCCCTCGGCCCATTCGCCCTCCCAGCCGAGCTCGGCGTAGCACTCGTCGCCGACGATCCACGCATCGAGTTCCCGCGCCCGCTGCCGCGCCGCTCGGAGCTCCTCGACGCCGAGGACGCGCCCGTCGGGGTTGCCCGGGCTGTTCAGCCACACGAGCCGCGTCGCCTCGGGCCACTCGGCGGGATCGTCCGAGGCGAACGATGTCGCGCCTGCGAAGACGGCGCCCATCTCGTACGTCGGGTACGCGGCGCGCGGATGCACCACCACGTCGCCGGCACCCAGGCCGAGCAGGAACGGCAGCAGCGCCACGAGCTCCTTCGAGCCGATCGTGGGGAGCACCGAGGACTCGTCGAGCCCCACGACGCCGCGGCGACGCTCGAACCAGTCGACGATCGCGCGACGCAGGGCCGGCGTGCCGATCGTCGCCGGGTAGGCGTGGGCGTCGGTCGCCGCGGCGAGGGCCTCGCGCACGACGTCGGGCGTCGGGTCGACGGGAGATCCGATCGAGAGGTCGACGACACCGCCGGGATGCTCCTCGGCGCGCGCCCGATGGGGGGCCATCAGGTCCCACGGGTAGTCGGGAAGGGGCCCGAGCCCCATGCTCAGTGCCCCTGCGGCGGGAGCGCGGCGACGAGGGGGTGGTCGTGCGCGATCACGCCGACCTTCGCGGCACCGCCCGGCGAACCGACCTCGTCGAAGAACTCGACGTTGGCCTTGTAGTAGTCGGCCCACTCGTCGGGCAGGTCGTCCTCGTAGTAGATCGCCTCGACGGGGCACACGGGCTCGCAGGCGCCGCAGTCGACGCACTCGTCGGGGTGGATGTACAGCGAGCGTTCACCCTCGTAGATGCAGTCGACGGGACACTCGTCGATGCATGCACGGTCTTTCACGTCGACACAGGGGAGGGCGATGACGTAGGTCACGGTGGGTGAGGTTCCCTTCGAGGACTCTTGGTCCTGCCAGTCTATGCCGACGCCGACGCGCCGGAGGCGCCGTGCGACGTCGTGCGACGCAGGGCGCTGCTCGAGGGCCAGGCCACGACGAGCACGCCGATCACGGCCGGGGCGATGGTCCAGATCGTGCCCTCGATCGTCGCCGGCACGAGCACCGAGCCTCCGACGCCCGGCAAGGAGAGCACGGCGACCGAGACGATGACACCGAGCGCCGCGGCTCCGGCGATGAGGCGGCCCGGGTACAGGAGCCGGATGCCGATGAGCAGCGCCGCGACCCCGGCGAGGGCGAGCACCAGGCCCCACGGGATCACGACCTCGTCGAAGCGCCAGTGGTGGCGGTGGCCGATGGTGCCGATCGCTCCGTACAGCAGTCCGACGGCGAGGCCGACGATCGCGGCGACCACGCCGCCGCGACGGGTGTGCGAGGCGTGCGGATCGGTCACGGCGCGGGAGCCGGGGTCACGGTGTAGACGAGCGCGTCACCGTCGCCCGACAGCAGCACGAGCAGGGTCCCGTTCGAGTAGATCTGGGCGCCGAGGTCGACGCCGTCGAACGCCGCATCCTTCGCGAACCCGGCAGCCTCGAGCGCTGCCGCGGCCTCGGGCAGCGGGTCGGCGGAGGTCGGGTCGATGCCGACCACCCAGCCCTGCTCGCCCCCGGTACCGCTCGAGAACGTGATCGAGCCCTCGACGATCGGGATCTCCGCGGGAAAACCCTCGGGCATCTCGCCGCCGAGGCTCACGTCGCCGCCGGTGGCCTCCTCGATGCCTTTCTCGACCCCCTGCTTGACCTGTTCCATCGGGTTGAAGAAGCACCCGGACAGCGCGGTCGCCACGACCCCGCCGATCAGGACGGCGGCGGCGACTCGGAGTCGGGGGTTGCGCAGGTGCGTGGCGGGCATGGCGACGATCCTACCCGCGATGCCCGTGCGGCCGCGGGAGCGATGCCGGGCGGCGGTCCATGCCGGGCGGCTCCGCGCGAGGCCGGTCCGTGCCGCGTGATGCCGTAGCGTGAGGGGACGCGCGGGCACGGCCCGCACCCCCGGAGAGGATCGCCGACGATGACCGACCAGTCCGCCCCGCAGCCCGCCGCCGTCCGCCTCGAGCGCGACGGAACGCTGGTCTCCGTCGTGATCGACCGGCCGAAGAGCCTGAACGCCCTCTCCCCCGAGGTGCTCGGCGAGCTCGAACGCGTCGTCGCCGAGGTGTCGGCCCTGACCGGCGGCCCGGACGGCGTCACGGGCGTGGTACTCGTCGGCGAGGGCGGCCGCGCCTTCGTCGCCGGCGCGGACATCCGTGCGATGTCGTCGTTCACCCCGGAGGAGGGCGAGCGTACCGCGCGCGCCGGCCACGCCGTCGCCGCGGCGATCGAGGCCCTCCCGGTGCCGGTGATCGCGTGCGTCGACGGGTTCGCCCTCGGCGGCGGCCTCGAGCTCGCCCTGGCGTGCGACTTCATCTACGCGACGGATGCCTCGCGTTTCGGCCAGCCCGAGGTCAGGCTCGGCCTCATCCCCGGGTTCGGCGGCACCGTGCGGTTGCCGAAGGTCGTGGGGCCGGCAGTCGCGAAGGAACTCATCTACACCGGCCGACAGGTCGCCGCGGAGGAGGCCGAGCGCATCGGCCTCGTCGCGCGCCGCTTCGCCGACCGCGAGGCCCTGCTCGCCGGCGCACGCGAGACGCTCGAGCTCATCGCGACGAACTCGCCGGCGGCCGTGGGCCTGGCCAAGCGCGTGCTCGTCGAGGCATCCGGCACCCCGACGGCGGCCGCCGTCGAGATCGAGATCGCGGGATTCGAGGATGCGTTCCGGACCGAGGACCACGATGAGGGCATCGCCGCGTTCCTCGAGAAGCGCGATCCGTCGTTCACCGGGCGCTGATCAGGTCCCCTGACCAGCCGAACGCGGTGATGCCCGAGACGGCGGTCAGCCGAGTCGGGCGTGCAGCCAGGCCATGCCGTCGAAGCGCACGCCGTCGGCGCCGAACATCTCGAGGTGCAGGTGCGGGCCGGTCGACTGACCGGTCGTGCCGACGAGGCCGAGCTGCTGGCCGGCGGTGACCTGCTGGCCGACGCTGACCGCGAGCGAGCCGTACTGCATGTGCGCGTACGAGGACGTGACCAGCTCGCCGTCGATGTTGTGCTGCACCTCGACGTTGACGCCGAGCCCGCCGCCGTTCTCGGTCGCGAGCACGACGACGCCGTCGGCGATCGACATGACGGGGCTGCCGTTGCCGGGTGTGAAGTCGACTCCGTCGTGATAGGTCGAGCATCCGGAGCACGGCGCCGAGCGCGGGCCGAAGCCGGAGCTCGTGCGCGACGGGTCGACGACCGGCCAGACCACGAGGTCGCTCTGGAGGAGCGAGACCGAACCGAGGCCCGCGACGCTCGACTGGAGGGGCGGCGGCGCGGCCTCGACCGCATACCCGCCGGTCTCGACCTCTTCGGGCGCCGCCTTCTCGGATACCTCCAGGTGCTGCGGCGCCGCGACGATCACGTCGGCGGCCGCCGGTGCGTACACGTCGGCGACGGGGTTGCCCGCGCGTTCGGCGGTCGCGGTGATCGCGAGCGCGGGGACGCTGGTGACGAACAGCATGCCGCCGGCGAACGTCATCGCCAGGGCGGCGAGCCCGTCGCGGGGGCGCAGGCGCAGGCGGCCGCGGAGCGGCATCGTGAAACGGGCAGAGGGCTTCGTGGCCGCGCGTCGGCGGCCGTGCATGGTGGAGCGCATTGAGGGGGTGCGTCGGGGGTCGAGGGCCTCCGCGACGCGACCGGGGGAACGCAGAAAGATCACGAAGCGGTAACGGAACACCTCAACGGTACGCACCGAATCTGGAGGAACCGTGTGAAACGTGAGAATTCCACTGTTCCGAACGCGCGGATGCCCCGGGCCGAGGCGGCCCGGGGCATCCGATCGTCAGCGCGCGAGCGGCGCTCAGCCCTGCTTCTTCAGGCGCGACACGGCACGGGCCCGAGCGGTCGCGTCGAGCTCCACCTTGCGGATGCGCACCTTCTCGGGCGTGACCTCCACGCACTCGTCCTCGCGGGCGAACTCCAGGCACTCCTCGAGCGTGAGCTGGCGCGACGGCGTCATCGACTCGAAGGTGTCCGCCGTCGACGAACGCATGTTCGTGAGCTTCTTCTCCTTCGTGATGTTCACGTCCATGTCGTCGGCGCGCGAGTTCTCGCCGATCACCATGCCCTCGTAGACCTCCTCCGTGGGGTTCACGAAGAACGTCATGCGCTCCTGCAGTGCGATGATCGCGAACGGCGTCACCACGCCCGCGCGGTCCGCGACGATCGACCCGTTGTTGCGGGTCGAGATCGCGCCCGCCCACGCGTCGTACCCGTGCGAGATCGCGTTCGCGATGCCCGTGCCGCGGGTCGTCGTCATGAACTCCGTCCGGAAGCCGATGAGGCCGCGCGACGGCACGATGAACTCCATGCGCACCCAGCCGGTGCCGTGGTTCGACATGTTGTCCATGCGACCCTTGCGCGCCGCGAGGAGCTGCGTGATCGCGCCCAGGTACTCCTCGGGTGCGTCGATCGTCAGGTGCTCGAACGGCTCGTGCACCTTGCCGTCGACCTGCTTCGTGACCACCTGCGGCTTGCCGACGGTCAGCTCGTAGCCCTCACGGCGCATCTGCTCGACGAGGATCGCGAGCGCGAGCTCGCCGCGGCCCTGGACCTCCCAGGCGTCCGGGCGGCCGATGTCGAGCACGCGCAGCGACACGTTGCCGACCAGTTCGCGGTCGAGGCGGTCCTTCACCATGCGCGCGGTCAGCTTGTGGCCCTTCACCTTGCCGACGAGCGGCGACGTGTTGGTGCCGATCGTCATCGAGATCGCGGGGTCGTCGACCGTGATCGTCGGCAGCGGGCGCACGTCCTCGGCGTCGGCGAGCGTGTCGCCGATCATGATGTCCTCGAAGCCCGCCACGACGGCGATGTCGCCGGCACTCGCGCTGTCCGCCGGGTACCGGTCGAGCGCCTTCGTCAGGAACAGCTCGGTCACGCGCACGTTCGACACCGAGCCGTCGTGCTTGACCCAGGCCACGGTCTGGCCCTTCTTGATCGTGCCGTGGAACACGCGCAGCAGCGCGAGACGGCCGAGGAACGGCGAGGCATCGAGGTTCGTGACGTGCGCCTGCATCGGGTGCTCGTCGTCGTAGGTCGGAGCCGGGATGTGCTGGAGGATCGCCTCGAACAGCGGCTCGAGGTCGTCGTTGCCCGGCAGCTCGCCGTTCGCCGGCTGCTCGTGGCTCGCGGCGCCGTTGCGGCCCGACGCGTACACGACGGGCACGTCGAGGATCGCATCGAGGTCGAGGTCGGGCACGTCGTCGGCGAGGTCGCTCGCGAGGCCCAGCAGCAGGTCCTGGCTCTCGGCCACGACCTCGTCGATGCGCGCGTCGGGCCGGTCGGTCTTGTTCACCAGCAGGATCACGGGCATGCGGGCCTCGAGGGCCTTGCGGAGCACGAACCGCGTCTGCGGCAGCGGGCCCTCGGAGGCGTCGACGAGCAGCACCACGCCGTCGACCATCGACAGGCCGCGCTCGACCTCGCCGCCGAAGTCGGCGTGGCCGGGGGTGTCGATGACGTTGATCGTGATCGGGCCGTCGGGCGCGTGGACGCCGTTGTACGAGATCGCCGTGTTCTTGGCGAGGATCGTGATGCCCTTCTCGCGCTCGAGCTCGTTCGAGTCCATCGCGCGCTCCTCGACGTGCGCGTGCGCGTCGAAGGAGTTCGTCTGCTTGAGCATGGCGTCGACGAGGGTGGTCTTGCCGTGGTCGACGTGGGCGACGATCGCGACGTTACGCAGGTCGTTGCGGGTGGCCTTGGCCATTGGATGTGTCCTCGCGGTGGGGCATCCGTCGGCAGCGGACCGGTGACCGGCTCGCCGGGGCCGCGCGGATGCGCTGGATGGGAGTCTGTGGGAGCGCGGCTGCCGATGACACGGCGCGCGCCCCCCAATGCTATCGCGACGTTGCCGTGCGAACGCCGAACGCCCGGTCCGGCTGGTGCCGGGACCGGGCGTTCGCGAGCGGGGCGACCCGCGCGACGCGAGTCGGGACTACGCCCCGAGCTCGATGTTCGCGCCGGGGATCGCCGCGAGCAGGTCCTTCGTGTACTGCTCCTTCGGGTTCTCGAACACCTCGTCGGTGGTCGCCGCCTCGACGATGCGTCCGCGCTGCATGACGCACACGTTGTCGGCGATGACCCGCACGACCGCGAGGTCGTGCGTGATGAAGAGGTACGTGAGCCCCAGCTCGGCCTGCAGGTCGGCGAGCAGGCGCAGGATCTGCGCCTGGACGAGCACGTCGAGGGCGGAGACCGCCTCGTCGAGCACGACGATCTCGGGCTTGAGCGCGAGCGCACGCGCGATCGCGATGCGCTGGCGCTGACCGCCCGAGAGCTCGTTCGGGTAGCGGCCGACGAGCGTGCGCGGCAGCGCGACCTGGTCGAGCAACTCGTTCACGCGCTCGCGACGGAACGCCCGGTCGCCCACCTTGTGCGTCATCAGCGGCTCGGCGATGGTGTTGCCGATGTTGCGCAGCGGGTTGAGCGACCCGTACGGGTCCTGGAACACCGGCTGCATGCGGCTGCGCAGGTTGAAGAGGTCCTTGCCCGACAGCGCCGCGAGATCGTTGCCGCCGACGAGGATCTTGCCGCTGGTGGCGTCCTCGAGCTTCAGCAGCATCTTCGCGACGGTCGACTTGCCGGAGCCCGACTCGCCGACCAGCGCCGTCGTGGTGCCCTTCGCGATCTGGAACGACACGTCGTCGACCGCCTTGAAGTCACCCGATCCGCGGATCTTGAAGACCTTGGTGAGGTTCTCGACGACGATCGCGGGCGGTGCCGCCTGCGCGGCCTCGAGGGCCTCGGCGCGGGCCTCGGCGGTCGCGATCAGGTCGATCGTCTCGCCTGCGGCCGTAGCGGCGTCCTCGGCCATCGACTCCTCGGCGGCGTGGATGCTCCCCGACGCCTGGATGCGCCGCGACGCGAGGCTCGGCGCCGCGGCGACGAGCCGCTGCGTGTACGGGTGCTGCGGGTTCTGCAGGATCTCGACCGAGTTGCCCGACTCGACCACGCGGCCCTTGTACATCACGACGAGCTGCTCGGCGCGCTCGGCCGCGAGGCCGAGGTCGTGCGTGATGAACAGCAGCGTGGTGCCGAGTTCCCGGGTCAGCGACTCGAGGTGGTCGAGGATGACCCGCTGCACCGTCACGTCGAGCGCCGAGGTGGGCTCGTCGGCGATGAGCAGCTGCGGGTCGGACGCCAGGCCCATGCCGATCAGCACGCGCTGGCGCATGCCGCCCGAGAACTGGTGCGGGAACTGCTTCAGACGCCGATCCGCGTCCTGGAGGCCCGCCTGCTTGAGCACCTGGACGGCACGCTCGCGGACCGCCTTCTTGCCGGTGGCGATGCCGTTCGCACGGATCGCCTCCTCGACCTGGAAGCCGACCGACCACACCGGGTTCAGGTTCGACATCGGGTCCTGCGGGACGAAGCCGATCTTGCGACCGCGGATCGACTCCATCTCCTTCTTGGTGGCCTTCGTCAGGTCCTGGCCGTCGAGGAGGATCTTGCCGCCCGTGATCTTGCCCGAGCCCGGGAGCAGGTTGATGATCGCGTGCGCGGTCGTCGACTTGCCCGAGCCGGACTCGCCCACGATCGCGAGGCTCTGGCCGCGGTACAGCGTGATGTTCACGCCGTCCACGGCCTTCACCGTGCCGGTCTGGGTGGTGAACCCGACCTCGAGGTCCTTGATCTCGAGGATGGGTCGCTCGTCGGCGGATGCCTGCACGTCGGTTCCGTTCATGATGTCGCTCATCGGCGGGCCCTCGCCTTCGGGTCGAGCGCGTCGCGGACGACCTCGCCGAGCATGATGAAGGCCAGCACGGTGATGCTCAGGGCGATCGAGGGCAGGATCAGCGTCTGCGGCGCG from Agromyces sp. LHK192 includes these protein-coding regions:
- a CDS encoding M23 family metallopeptidase, which encodes MPLRGRLRLRPRDGLAALAMTFAGGMLFVTSVPALAITATAERAGNPVADVYAPAAADVIVAAPQHLEVSEKAAPEEVETGGYAVEAAPPPLQSSVAGLGSVSLLQSDLVVWPVVDPSRTSSGFGPRSAPCSGCSTYHDGVDFTPGNGSPVMSIADGVVVLATENGGGLGVNVEVQHNIDGELVTSSYAHMQYGSLAVSVGQQVTAGQQLGLVGTTGQSTGPHLHLEMFGADGVRFDGMAWLHARLG
- the fdxA gene encoding ferredoxin produces the protein MTYVIALPCVDVKDRACIDECPVDCIYEGERSLYIHPDECVDCGACEPVCPVEAIYYEDDLPDEWADYYKANVEFFDEVGSPGGAAKVGVIAHDHPLVAALPPQGH
- the typA gene encoding translational GTPase TypA gives rise to the protein MAKATRNDLRNVAIVAHVDHGKTTLVDAMLKQTNSFDAHAHVEERAMDSNELEREKGITILAKNTAISYNGVHAPDGPITINVIDTPGHADFGGEVERGLSMVDGVVLLVDASEGPLPQTRFVLRKALEARMPVILLVNKTDRPDARIDEVVAESQDLLLGLASDLADDVPDLDLDAILDVPVVYASGRNGAASHEQPANGELPGNDDLEPLFEAILQHIPAPTYDDEHPMQAHVTNLDASPFLGRLALLRVFHGTIKKGQTVAWVKHDGSVSNVRVTELFLTKALDRYPADSASAGDIAVVAGFEDIMIGDTLADAEDVRPLPTITVDDPAISMTIGTNTSPLVGKVKGHKLTARMVKDRLDRELVGNVSLRVLDIGRPDAWEVQGRGELALAILVEQMRREGYELTVGKPQVVTKQVDGKVHEPFEHLTIDAPEEYLGAITQLLAARKGRMDNMSNHGTGWVRMEFIVPSRGLIGFRTEFMTTTRGTGIANAISHGYDAWAGAISTRNNGSIVADRAGVVTPFAIIALQERMTFFVNPTEEVYEGMVIGENSRADDMDVNITKEKKLTNMRSSTADTFESMTPSRQLTLEECLEFAREDECVEVTPEKVRIRKVELDATARARAVSRLKKQG
- the dapC gene encoding succinyldiaminopimelate transaminase, yielding MGLGPLPDYPWDLMAPHRARAEEHPGGVVDLSIGSPVDPTPDVVREALAAATDAHAYPATIGTPALRRAIVDWFERRRGVVGLDESSVLPTIGSKELVALLPFLLGLGAGDVVVHPRAAYPTYEMGAVFAGATSFASDDPAEWPEATRLVWLNSPGNPDGRVLGVEELRAARQRARELDAWIVGDECYAELGWEGEWAEGAVPSLLDPRVTDGDHDRTLAIYSLSKQSNMAGYRAAFVAGCPASIARLTTARKHAGLMLPAPLQAAMTVALRDDVHVAEQKARYRARREVLKPALEAAGFRIDRSEAGLYLWATEGRDAWESIARLADLGIVAGPGHFYGAHFPQHVRLSLTATDERVASAAQRLGASAR
- a CDS encoding enoyl-CoA hydratase/isomerase family protein, yielding MTDQSAPQPAAVRLERDGTLVSVVIDRPKSLNALSPEVLGELERVVAEVSALTGGPDGVTGVVLVGEGGRAFVAGADIRAMSSFTPEEGERTARAGHAVAAAIEALPVPVIACVDGFALGGGLELALACDFIYATDASRFGQPEVRLGLIPGFGGTVRLPKVVGPAVAKELIYTGRQVAAEEAERIGLVARRFADREALLAGARETLELIATNSPAAVGLAKRVLVEASGTPTAAAVEIEIAGFEDAFRTEDHDEGIAAFLEKRDPSFTGR
- a CDS encoding ABC transporter ATP-binding protein; translated protein: MSDIMNGTDVQASADERPILEIKDLEVGFTTQTGTVKAVDGVNITLYRGQSLAIVGESGSGKSTTAHAIINLLPGSGKITGGKILLDGQDLTKATKKEMESIRGRKIGFVPQDPMSNLNPVWSVGFQVEEAIRANGIATGKKAVRERAVQVLKQAGLQDADRRLKQFPHQFSGGMRQRVLIGMGLASDPQLLIADEPTSALDVTVQRVILDHLESLTRELGTTLLFITHDLGLAAERAEQLVVMYKGRVVESGNSVEILQNPQHPYTQRLVAAAPSLASRRIQASGSIHAAEESMAEDAATAAGETIDLIATAEARAEALEAAQAAPPAIVVENLTKVFKIRGSGDFKAVDDVSFQIAKGTTTALVGESGSGKSTVAKMLLKLEDATSGKILVGGNDLAALSGKDLFNLRSRMQPVFQDPYGSLNPLRNIGNTIAEPLMTHKVGDRAFRRERVNELLDQVALPRTLVGRYPNELSGGQRQRIAIARALALKPEIVVLDEAVSALDVLVQAQILRLLADLQAELGLTYLFITHDLAVVRVIADNVCVMQRGRIVEAATTDEVFENPKEQYTKDLLAAIPGANIELGA
- a CDS encoding histidinol dehydrogenase, translated to MTDPHASHTRRGGVVAAIVGLAVGLLYGAIGTIGHRHHWRFDEVVIPWGLVLALAGVAALLIGIRLLYPGRLIAGAAALGVIVSVAVLSLPGVGGSVLVPATIEGTIWTIAPAVIGVLVVAWPSSSALRRTTSHGASGASASA